One window of the Periophthalmus magnuspinnatus isolate fPerMag1 chromosome 6, fPerMag1.2.pri, whole genome shotgun sequence genome contains the following:
- the ampd3b gene encoding AMP deaminase 3b isoform X2, with the protein MDQNPEEMRRQFPRQSMSEVDERVRVLAEQVYVSALKDQDQRGAMALFTVPEDCPIEAQEDLQRALQKELQQQADHTAKKKKTLMLQRSQSLSLQIPDWVSPGLGPGLSPGLSPVPPLTPEPPPSLNVLEFQRVTISGDYCAGITVEDYEQAAHSLLTALIIREKYSRLAYHRFPRTTARYLRESQNRTWTHDQEVLPDISPCPSEGQDPYSTEGIPEDLNYILQMKDGIVQVYNQPEDLEEQRPRSLPYPDLETFAFDLSHVLAMIADGPTKTYCHRRLNFLASKFYLHEMLNEMAEMKELKCVPHRDFYNVRKVDTHIHAAACMNQKHLLKFIKTSYQMEADREVLEQGGQTLTLKQVFEKLGMDPYDLTVDSLDVHAGRQTFHRFDKFNSKYNPVGASELREIYLKTDNYINGEYFARLIKEVAQELEESKYQHAEPRLSVYGRTPKEWNSLSTWFIQHKVHSPNMRWMIQIPRIYDIFRSKKLVPNFAKMLENIFMPLFEATVNPQKHKNLHIFLKYVTGFDSVDDESKHSDHLFSYKSPKPEEWSSDDNPPYTYYLFYMYANIMVLNNLRKERGLNTFLFRPHCGEAGSITHLVSAFLTADNISHGLNLKKSPVLQYLYYLAQVPIAMSPLSNNSLFLQYNKNPLREFLQKGLCVSLSTDDPMQFHYTKEPLMEEYAIAAQLWKLSTCDLCEIARNSVIQSGLSHQEKKHFLGPNYLQDGPEGNDIRRTNVAQIRMVYRYETLCNELSFLVGAVKSEYSPPPSQ; encoded by the exons aaATGCGGCGTCAGTTCCCGCGTCAGAGCATGTCCGAGGTGGATGAACGTGTGCGGGTTTTGGCTGAGCAGGTTTATGTCTCTGCTCTGAAGGATCAGGACCAGAGAGGAGCCATGGCTCTGTTCACTGTCCCCGAGGACTGTCCCATCGAAGCCCAGGAGGACCTCCAGAGGGCGCTACAGAAGGAGCTGCAGCAGCAGGCTGACCACACTGCCAAGAA AAAAAAGACCCTGATGCTGCAGCGCTCCCAGTCTCTGTCTCTACAGATCCCAgactgggtcagtcctggtcttggtccaggTCTAAGTCCGGGTCTAAGTCCGGTCCCGCCCCTGACCCCAGAGCCCCCTCCTAGTCTGAATGTGCTTGAGTTCCAGAGAGTGACCATCAGCGGCGACTACTGCGCCGGG ATCACCGTGGAGGACTACGAGCAGGCGGCTCACAGTCTGTTGACTGCTCTGATCATCCGAGAGAAGTACTCCAGACTGGCCTATCACCGCTTTCCCAGAACCACGGCCAGGTACCTCAGGGAGTCCCAGAACCGGACCTGGACCCACGACCAGGAAGTGCTGCCAG ACATCAGCCCGTGTCCATCGGAGGGGCAGGACCCGTACTCCACAGAGGGAATCCCCGAGGATCTGAACTACATTTTACAGATGAAGGATGGGATAGTCCAGGTTTATAATCAGCCTGAGGACTTGGAGGAGCAGAGACCTCGCAGTCTACCCTACCCTGACCTCGAGACATTCGCCTTCGACCTTAGCCACGTACTCGCCATGATCGCCGACGGACCCAC TAAGACCTACTGCCACAGACGTCTGAACTTCTTGGCGTCTAAGTTCTACCTTCATGAGATGTTGAATGAAATGGccgaaatgaaggagctcaaaTGTGTCCCACACAGAGACTTCTACAACGTCAGGAAG GTGGACACTCATATCCATGCTGCAGCCTGTATGAACCAGAAGCATCTGTTGAAATTCATAAAGACATCGTACCAAATGGAGGCGGATCGAGAGGTTCTGGAGCAGGGCGGCCAGACCCTGACCCTCAAGCAGGTCTTTGAAAAACTGGGCATGGACCCGTATGACCTCACCGTGGACTCTCTCGACGTGCATGCC GGCCGGCAAACGTTCCATCGTTTTGATAAGTTTAACTCAAAGTACAACCCCGTGGGAGCGTCAGAACTCAGAGAGATCTACCTCAAAACGGACAACTACATCAACGGAGAGTACTTCGCCCGACTCATCAAG GAGGTGgcacaggagctggaggagagtAAGTACCAGCATGCTGAGCCCCGCCTCTCCGTGTACGGGCGCACGCCAAAAGAGTGGAACAGCCTGTCCACATGGTTCATACAGCACAAGGTCCACTCACCCAATATGAGGTGGATGATCCAGATACCACGCATTTA TGACATCTTCAGGTCCAAGAAGCTGGTCCCAAACTTTGCTAAAATGCTGGAGAACATCTTCATGCCTCTGTTTGAAGCAACAGTCAACCCTCAGAAACACAAGAACCTCCACATCTTCCTCAAATAT GTGACAGGGTTTGACAGTGTAGATGACGAGTCCAAACACAGTGATCACCTTTTTTCATATAAAAGTCCCAAACCTGAAGAGTGGAGCTCTGACGACAACCCCCCGTACACATACTACCTATTCTACATGTACGCCAACATCATGGTGCTCAACAACCTGCGCAA gGAGCGAGGCCTAAACACATTCTTGTTCAGGCCTCATTGCGGAGAGGCCGGCTCCATCACTCACCTAGTGTCAGCGTTCCTCACAGCTGACAACATCTCACACGGACTCAACCTCAAGAAG AGCCCAGTACTGCAGTACTTGTACTACCTGGCACAGGTTCCCATTGCCATGTCTCCTCTGAGCAACAACAGTCTGTTCCTTCAATACAATAAGAATCCTCTGAGAGAGTTTCTACAGAAAggactgtgtgtgtctctgtctacAGATGATCCTATGCAGTTCCACTACACCAAg GAGCCTCTGATGGAGGAGTACGCCATCGCTGCTCAGCTCTGGAAACTCAGCACCTGTGACCTGTGTGAGATCGCCCGGAATAGTGTGATCCAGAGTGGACTGTCTCACCAG GAGAAGAAGCACTTTCTGGGGCCGAATTACCTCCAGGACGGCCCAGAGGGAAACGACATCCGGAGAACAAATGTGGCCCAGATTCGGATGGTCTACCGCTACGAGACCCTGTGCAATGAGCTCAGCTTCCTGGTGGGGGCGGTAAAGAGCGAGTACAGCCCACCCCCCTCCCAGTGa
- the ampd3b gene encoding AMP deaminase 3b isoform X1: MSRRDAPLRKQMSTSCFEKEMRRQFPRQSMSEVDERVRVLAEQVYVSALKDQDQRGAMALFTVPEDCPIEAQEDLQRALQKELQQQADHTAKKKKTLMLQRSQSLSLQIPDWVSPGLGPGLSPGLSPVPPLTPEPPPSLNVLEFQRVTISGDYCAGITVEDYEQAAHSLLTALIIREKYSRLAYHRFPRTTARYLRESQNRTWTHDQEVLPDISPCPSEGQDPYSTEGIPEDLNYILQMKDGIVQVYNQPEDLEEQRPRSLPYPDLETFAFDLSHVLAMIADGPTKTYCHRRLNFLASKFYLHEMLNEMAEMKELKCVPHRDFYNVRKVDTHIHAAACMNQKHLLKFIKTSYQMEADREVLEQGGQTLTLKQVFEKLGMDPYDLTVDSLDVHAGRQTFHRFDKFNSKYNPVGASELREIYLKTDNYINGEYFARLIKEVAQELEESKYQHAEPRLSVYGRTPKEWNSLSTWFIQHKVHSPNMRWMIQIPRIYDIFRSKKLVPNFAKMLENIFMPLFEATVNPQKHKNLHIFLKYVTGFDSVDDESKHSDHLFSYKSPKPEEWSSDDNPPYTYYLFYMYANIMVLNNLRKERGLNTFLFRPHCGEAGSITHLVSAFLTADNISHGLNLKKSPVLQYLYYLAQVPIAMSPLSNNSLFLQYNKNPLREFLQKGLCVSLSTDDPMQFHYTKEPLMEEYAIAAQLWKLSTCDLCEIARNSVIQSGLSHQEKKHFLGPNYLQDGPEGNDIRRTNVAQIRMVYRYETLCNELSFLVGAVKSEYSPPPSQ; encoded by the exons aaATGCGGCGTCAGTTCCCGCGTCAGAGCATGTCCGAGGTGGATGAACGTGTGCGGGTTTTGGCTGAGCAGGTTTATGTCTCTGCTCTGAAGGATCAGGACCAGAGAGGAGCCATGGCTCTGTTCACTGTCCCCGAGGACTGTCCCATCGAAGCCCAGGAGGACCTCCAGAGGGCGCTACAGAAGGAGCTGCAGCAGCAGGCTGACCACACTGCCAAGAA AAAAAAGACCCTGATGCTGCAGCGCTCCCAGTCTCTGTCTCTACAGATCCCAgactgggtcagtcctggtcttggtccaggTCTAAGTCCGGGTCTAAGTCCGGTCCCGCCCCTGACCCCAGAGCCCCCTCCTAGTCTGAATGTGCTTGAGTTCCAGAGAGTGACCATCAGCGGCGACTACTGCGCCGGG ATCACCGTGGAGGACTACGAGCAGGCGGCTCACAGTCTGTTGACTGCTCTGATCATCCGAGAGAAGTACTCCAGACTGGCCTATCACCGCTTTCCCAGAACCACGGCCAGGTACCTCAGGGAGTCCCAGAACCGGACCTGGACCCACGACCAGGAAGTGCTGCCAG ACATCAGCCCGTGTCCATCGGAGGGGCAGGACCCGTACTCCACAGAGGGAATCCCCGAGGATCTGAACTACATTTTACAGATGAAGGATGGGATAGTCCAGGTTTATAATCAGCCTGAGGACTTGGAGGAGCAGAGACCTCGCAGTCTACCCTACCCTGACCTCGAGACATTCGCCTTCGACCTTAGCCACGTACTCGCCATGATCGCCGACGGACCCAC TAAGACCTACTGCCACAGACGTCTGAACTTCTTGGCGTCTAAGTTCTACCTTCATGAGATGTTGAATGAAATGGccgaaatgaaggagctcaaaTGTGTCCCACACAGAGACTTCTACAACGTCAGGAAG GTGGACACTCATATCCATGCTGCAGCCTGTATGAACCAGAAGCATCTGTTGAAATTCATAAAGACATCGTACCAAATGGAGGCGGATCGAGAGGTTCTGGAGCAGGGCGGCCAGACCCTGACCCTCAAGCAGGTCTTTGAAAAACTGGGCATGGACCCGTATGACCTCACCGTGGACTCTCTCGACGTGCATGCC GGCCGGCAAACGTTCCATCGTTTTGATAAGTTTAACTCAAAGTACAACCCCGTGGGAGCGTCAGAACTCAGAGAGATCTACCTCAAAACGGACAACTACATCAACGGAGAGTACTTCGCCCGACTCATCAAG GAGGTGgcacaggagctggaggagagtAAGTACCAGCATGCTGAGCCCCGCCTCTCCGTGTACGGGCGCACGCCAAAAGAGTGGAACAGCCTGTCCACATGGTTCATACAGCACAAGGTCCACTCACCCAATATGAGGTGGATGATCCAGATACCACGCATTTA TGACATCTTCAGGTCCAAGAAGCTGGTCCCAAACTTTGCTAAAATGCTGGAGAACATCTTCATGCCTCTGTTTGAAGCAACAGTCAACCCTCAGAAACACAAGAACCTCCACATCTTCCTCAAATAT GTGACAGGGTTTGACAGTGTAGATGACGAGTCCAAACACAGTGATCACCTTTTTTCATATAAAAGTCCCAAACCTGAAGAGTGGAGCTCTGACGACAACCCCCCGTACACATACTACCTATTCTACATGTACGCCAACATCATGGTGCTCAACAACCTGCGCAA gGAGCGAGGCCTAAACACATTCTTGTTCAGGCCTCATTGCGGAGAGGCCGGCTCCATCACTCACCTAGTGTCAGCGTTCCTCACAGCTGACAACATCTCACACGGACTCAACCTCAAGAAG AGCCCAGTACTGCAGTACTTGTACTACCTGGCACAGGTTCCCATTGCCATGTCTCCTCTGAGCAACAACAGTCTGTTCCTTCAATACAATAAGAATCCTCTGAGAGAGTTTCTACAGAAAggactgtgtgtgtctctgtctacAGATGATCCTATGCAGTTCCACTACACCAAg GAGCCTCTGATGGAGGAGTACGCCATCGCTGCTCAGCTCTGGAAACTCAGCACCTGTGACCTGTGTGAGATCGCCCGGAATAGTGTGATCCAGAGTGGACTGTCTCACCAG GAGAAGAAGCACTTTCTGGGGCCGAATTACCTCCAGGACGGCCCAGAGGGAAACGACATCCGGAGAACAAATGTGGCCCAGATTCGGATGGTCTACCGCTACGAGACCCTGTGCAATGAGCTCAGCTTCCTGGTGGGGGCGGTAAAGAGCGAGTACAGCCCACCCCCCTCCCAGTGa